One stretch of Halichoerus grypus chromosome 8, mHalGry1.hap1.1, whole genome shotgun sequence DNA includes these proteins:
- the BTBD6 gene encoding BTB/POZ domain-containing protein 6 → MLLPLACLHGRVAQCLTALLVLAEPPPRPRRGARAHGAPPARAEAALPAKMAAELYPAAGAAAATATDIANSNAAAAAAGRKGPPSAPPPAPPPPAPAPPAPDNNNLESPNWQSFHPTLRERNALMFNNELMADVHFIVGPPGAARRVPAHKYVLAVGSSVFYAMFYGDLAELKSEIHIPDVEPAAFLILLKYMYSDEIDLEADTVLATLYAAKKYIVPALAKACVNFLETSLEAKNACVLLSQSRLFEEPELTQRCWEVIDAQAEMALRSEGFCEIDWQTLEIIVTREALNAKEAVVFEAVLHWAEAECKRQGLPVTPRNKRHVLGPALYLVRIPTMTLEEFANGAAQSDILTLEETHDIFLWYTAANKPLLSFPLTKRKGLAPQRCHRFQSSAYRSNQWRYRGRCDSIQFAVDRRVFVAGLGLYGSSSGKAEYSVKIELKRLGVVLAQNLTKFVSDGSSNTFSVWFEHPVQVEQDSFYTASAVLDGSELSYFGQEGMTEVQCGKVTFQFQCSSDSTNGTGVQGGQIPELIFYA, encoded by the exons ATGCTGCTGCCCCTGGCCTGTCTGCACGGCCGGGTGGCGCAGTGCCTCACGGCGCTCCTGGTGCTCGCAGAGCCGCCCCCCCGGCCCCGGCGCGGCGCGAGGGCGCACGGCGCACCGCCGGCGCGCGCGGAGGCCGCCCTGCCCGCGAAGATGGCCGCGGAGCTGTACCCGGCCGCCGGCGCCGCGGCCGCCACCGCCACGGACATCGCCAACAGcaacgccgccgccgccgccgccggcagGAAGGGCCCACCCAgcgcgccgccgcccgccccgccgccgcccgcgcccgcgccgcccgcgccgGACAACAACAACTTGGAGAGCCCCAACTGGCAGTCCTTCCACCCGACCCTGCGCGAGAG GAACGCGCTGATGTTCAACAACGAGCTCATGGCCGACGTGCACTTCATCGTGGGGCCCCCGGGGGCGGCCCGCAGGGTGCCTGCCCACAAG TATGTCTTGGCTGTCGGGAGCTCCGTCTTCTATGCCATGTTTTACGGCGACTTGGCAGAACTCAAGTCAGAAATCCACATCCCCGACGTGGAGCCCGCGGCTTTTCTGATCTTGTTAAA GTACATGTACAGTGACGAGATCGACCTGGAAGCCGACACGGTGCTGGCCACGCTCTACGCTGCCAAGAAGTACATCGTGCCCGCTCTAGCAAAGGCCTGTGTCAATTTCCTGGAGACGAGTCTGGAAGCCAAGAACGCCTGCGTCCTGCTGTCCCAGAGCCGGCTGTTTGAGGAGCCCGAGCTGACCCAGCGCTGCTGGGAGGTCATCGATGCACAAGCCGAGATGGCCCTGCGGTCTGAAGGCTTCTGTGAAATCGACTGGCAGACGCTGGAAATCATCGTGACACGGGAGGCGCTCAACGCCAAGGAGGCCGTGGTCTTCGAGGCCGTCCTGCACTGGGCCGAGGCAGAGTGCAAGAGACAGGGCTTGCCGGTCACCCCGCGCAACAAGAGGCACGTCTTGGGGCCTGCCCTCTACCTGGTCCGAATTCCCACCATGACCCTGGAGGAGTTTGCCAATGGCGCTGCCCAGTCGGACATCCTGACCCTGGAGGAGACCCACGACATCTTCCTGTGGTACACGGCGGCCAACAAGCCGCTCCTCAGCTTCCCGCTGACCAAGAGGAAGGGCCTGGCCCCGCAGCGGTGCCACCGCTTCCAGTCTTCCGCCTACCGCAGCAACCAGTGGCGGTACCGCGGGCGCTGTGACAGCATCCAGTTTGCCGTGGACAGGAGGGTGTTCGTCGCGGGGCTGGGCCTGTATGGGTCCAGCTCCGGGAAGGCCGAGTACAGCGTCAAGATCGAACTGAAGCGGCTgggggtggttctggctcagaaCCTGACCAAGTTCGTGTCGGACGGCTCCAGCAACACCTTCTCGGTGTGGTTTGAACACCCCGTGCAGGTAGAGCAGGACAGCTTCTACACGGCCAGTGCCGTCCTGGACGGCAGCGAGCTCAGCTACTTTGGGCAGGAGGGCATGACCGAAGTGCAGTGCGGGAAGGTGACCTTCCAGTTCCAGTGCTCCTCGGACAGCACCAACGGGACCGGGGTCCAGGGTGGGCAGATCCCCGAGCTCATCTTCTATGCCTGA